In Arthrobacter sp. MN05-02, one genomic interval encodes:
- a CDS encoding DNA methylase gives MTRIISGAAGGTTLTSVDGNGTRPTTDRVKEALFSSLESYGVVHGAHVLDLYAGSGSLGVESASRGAASVDLVESADRAAAVAQRNADLVNRVLGWTAVRVHRTKVETYLDRVAPELTWDLVLMDPPYTVREDGVLAVLAALETRLSEGAVVVVERSARTPEPAWPAWLERFSDKKYGETRLWFLEPAVASNEDPAVGSVEEASAD, from the coding sequence ATGACGCGCATCATCTCAGGAGCCGCAGGCGGCACGACGCTCACCAGCGTCGACGGAAACGGCACGCGGCCGACGACGGACCGCGTGAAGGAAGCACTGTTCTCGAGCCTCGAGTCCTACGGCGTGGTGCACGGCGCGCACGTCCTCGACCTCTATGCCGGCTCGGGCTCGCTCGGGGTGGAGAGTGCGAGCCGCGGCGCCGCCTCCGTGGACCTGGTCGAATCCGCCGACCGGGCCGCCGCCGTCGCCCAGCGGAACGCCGACCTCGTGAACCGCGTCCTCGGCTGGACGGCCGTCCGCGTGCACCGCACGAAGGTCGAGACGTACCTCGATCGTGTGGCCCCCGAACTGACCTGGGATCTCGTCCTGATGGATCCGCCCTACACGGTGCGCGAGGACGGCGTGCTCGCCGTCCTCGCGGCCCTCGAGACCCGCCTGTCGGAGGGTGCCGTCGTCGTCGTCGAGAGATCGGCGCGGACACCGGAACCGGCGTGGCCCGCGTGGCTCGAACGATTCTCGGACAAGAAGTACGGAGAGACACGCCTGTGGTTCCTGGAGCCCGCCGTGGCGTCCAACGAGGATCCGGCTGTCGGCTCCGTCGAGGAGGCCTCCGCCGACTAG
- a CDS encoding molybdenum ABC transporter ATP-binding protein, translated as MSLTFRATLPERGFDVAFDLAPGETLAVLGPNGAGKSTLLTLVAGLLAPTEGRADLDGRLLFDVTAGRSVLTEPRHRGVSLLAQEALLFPHLTALENVAFGPRSRGQHRAAARSTARNWLDRVGVGELAARRPSQLSGGQAQRVAVARALAADPSLLLLDEPLAALDVTVAPALRTLLRDVLADRSAIIVTHDPLDAFLLADRVLILEDGRIVEAGATAHVLTRPVTPFGARLAGLNLVDGRATPAGFRAANGLEVPLAEPAPVGARLALTVRPADVAVSRRAENGQGFSSIGAEIDDVEHRGDHVRVHAAGLAADVAPAAVVALGMAPGAPVFLGFRHEDATVYPV; from the coding sequence ATGAGCCTCACCTTCCGGGCCACGCTCCCGGAGCGGGGTTTCGACGTCGCCTTCGACCTCGCCCCGGGGGAGACCCTCGCCGTCCTCGGCCCCAACGGGGCGGGGAAATCGACGCTGCTCACGCTCGTCGCGGGGCTCCTGGCGCCGACGGAGGGCCGCGCGGACCTCGATGGCCGGCTCCTGTTCGACGTCACCGCCGGCCGGAGCGTCCTCACCGAACCCCGCCACCGCGGCGTCTCGCTCCTCGCGCAGGAGGCCCTGCTGTTCCCCCACCTCACGGCGCTCGAGAACGTGGCCTTCGGTCCGCGGAGCCGCGGGCAGCACCGGGCGGCCGCCCGGTCCACGGCCCGGAACTGGCTCGACCGCGTCGGGGTGGGTGAGCTCGCCGCCCGCAGGCCGTCCCAGCTGTCCGGCGGACAGGCACAACGCGTGGCCGTCGCGCGAGCGCTCGCCGCCGATCCGTCGCTCCTGCTGCTCGACGAGCCACTCGCCGCCCTCGACGTCACCGTGGCCCCCGCCCTCCGCACCCTCCTGCGGGACGTCCTCGCGGACCGCTCCGCGATCATCGTGACCCACGATCCGCTCGACGCATTCTTGCTCGCCGACCGCGTGCTCATCCTGGAGGACGGCAGGATCGTCGAAGCCGGCGCCACGGCACACGTGCTGACCCGACCCGTCACGCCCTTCGGTGCCCGGTTGGCCGGACTGAACCTCGTGGACGGACGGGCCACTCCGGCGGGATTCAGGGCGGCCAACGGGCTGGAGGTGCCGCTGGCCGAGCCCGCACCGGTCGGGGCGCGCCTCGCCCTCACGGTCCGTCCGGCGGATGTGGCCGTGTCCCGCAGGGCGGAGAATGGGCAGGGCTTCAGCTCCATCGGAGCAGAGATCGACGACGTCGAACACCGCGGCGACCACGTCCGGGTCCACGCCGCAGGCCTGGCGGCCGACGTCGCCCCCGCCGCCGTCGTGGCACTCGGCATGGCCCCCGGCGCGCCGGTGTTCCTCGGCTTCCGGCACGAGGACGCAACCGTCTATCCGGTGTAG
- a CDS encoding molybdate ABC transporter permease, with protein MRTTAALPRWVVLIAVVGGLFVVVPLAAMALRVDWPRFIPLVTSEGAQAALLLSLRTSLTATALCVVFGVPMALVLARTSFRGQQVLRSLVLLPLVLPPVVGGIALLYTFGRRGLLGSSLDVLGIDIAFSTTAVVMSQAFVALPFLVLSLEGALRSVGTRYEAVGATLGAGRWTVLRRITLPLVLPALVSGSVLSFARALGEFGATLTFAGSLQGTTRTLPLEVYLQRETDPDAAVALSLILVLVAVAVVGVAHRVRPLDGAAGPLPLRAPATVRP; from the coding sequence GTGAGGACCACGGCGGCCCTTCCCCGCTGGGTGGTGCTGATCGCCGTCGTGGGCGGTCTGTTCGTCGTCGTCCCGCTCGCGGCCATGGCGCTCCGGGTCGACTGGCCCCGGTTCATCCCCCTCGTCACCTCCGAGGGCGCGCAGGCCGCCCTGCTGCTCAGCCTGCGGACCTCCCTCACCGCGACGGCCCTGTGCGTCGTGTTCGGCGTGCCGATGGCACTCGTCCTCGCCCGGACCTCGTTCCGCGGACAGCAGGTTCTCCGGTCCCTCGTGCTGCTGCCCCTGGTCCTCCCACCGGTGGTCGGCGGCATCGCCCTGCTGTACACCTTCGGCCGGCGCGGGCTGCTGGGAAGCAGCCTGGACGTCCTCGGGATCGACATCGCCTTCTCGACGACGGCGGTCGTGATGTCGCAGGCCTTCGTGGCCCTGCCGTTCCTCGTCCTCAGCCTCGAGGGGGCGCTCCGCTCGGTCGGCACGCGCTACGAAGCAGTCGGAGCCACCTTGGGCGCCGGGCGCTGGACGGTGCTGCGGCGGATCACGCTTCCCCTCGTTCTGCCCGCGCTGGTCTCGGGCTCCGTGCTGTCCTTCGCCCGGGCGCTCGGGGAGTTCGGAGCGACGCTGACCTTCGCGGGCAGCCTCCAGGGCACCACGAGGACCCTGCCCCTGGAGGTCTACCTGCAGCGTGAGACGGACCCCGACGCCGCCGTCGCGCTCTCCCTCATCCTCGTGCTCGTCGCCGTCGCCGTGGTGGGTGTCGCCCATCGGGTGCGGCCCCTCGACGGAGCGGCGGGACCGTTGCCGCTCCGCGCGCCGGCCACGGTACGGCCATGA
- the modA gene encoding molybdate-binding protein has translation MARAAVVPAAVVLFTAACGTSGPPTGDAGVPVDGSVTVFAAASLRASFTELAARFEEAHPGADVRLNVAGSSDLVTQIIEGAPADVFAPADTASMERVEAAGLLRGTAVDVATNTLQLAVPPDNPAGIASLADAARLGVKTVVCAEQVPCGAATVRIEQAAGIELDPVSEESSVTDVLGKVSSGEADAGLVYGTDIRAAGEAVLGIEVPEAADAANTYPVAALSDAADPATAQAFVDFVAGPDGRAVLGAAGFGAP, from the coding sequence GTGGCCCGAGCCGCCGTCGTGCCGGCCGCCGTCGTCCTGTTCACCGCTGCCTGCGGCACGTCCGGCCCGCCCACCGGGGATGCCGGGGTGCCGGTCGACGGCAGCGTGACGGTCTTCGCCGCAGCCTCCCTCCGGGCGTCCTTCACCGAACTCGCGGCGCGGTTCGAGGAGGCACACCCGGGCGCGGACGTCCGGCTCAACGTCGCCGGTTCGTCCGACCTCGTCACGCAGATCATCGAGGGCGCTCCCGCGGACGTCTTCGCCCCGGCCGACACCGCGAGCATGGAGCGCGTCGAGGCCGCGGGCCTGCTGCGCGGGACGGCGGTCGACGTCGCCACGAACACGCTGCAGCTGGCCGTTCCGCCCGACAACCCCGCCGGAATCGCCTCGCTCGCCGACGCAGCCCGCCTGGGCGTGAAGACGGTCGTCTGCGCGGAGCAGGTCCCCTGCGGAGCTGCGACGGTGAGGATCGAGCAGGCCGCAGGCATCGAACTGGACCCCGTCAGCGAGGAATCGTCCGTCACGGACGTACTCGGGAAGGTGTCCTCCGGTGAGGCGGACGCCGGCCTCGTCTACGGCACCGACATCCGGGCGGCAGGGGAGGCGGTCCTCGGCATCGAGGTCCCCGAGGCCGCCGATGCCGCCAACACCTATCCCGTCGCGGCCCTCTCCGACGCGGCCGACCCTGCGACGGCGCAGGCGTTCGTCGACTTCGTGGCCGGACCGGACGGGCGGGCCGTCCTCGGGGCAGCGGGTTTCGGTGCGCCCTGA
- a CDS encoding MerR family transcriptional regulator, with amino-acid sequence MTQIRIGDAARFLGVSDDTVRRWIDGGILGSARDPSGRAVVDALELARLARRNAVLPGDTSDIGRSARNRFVGIVTDIVLDTVMAQVELQCGQHRVVSLMSSEAVRDLGLEQGSIAVAVVKATTVIIETPGGKA; translated from the coding sequence ATGACGCAGATACGGATCGGTGATGCCGCGCGCTTCCTGGGCGTCAGCGACGACACCGTGCGCCGCTGGATCGACGGCGGCATCCTCGGAAGCGCCCGGGACCCATCGGGCAGGGCCGTGGTCGACGCGCTGGAACTGGCCCGGCTCGCGCGCCGGAACGCCGTCCTGCCGGGGGACACCTCGGACATCGGGCGTTCCGCCCGCAACCGTTTCGTCGGCATCGTCACCGATATCGTCCTGGACACCGTCATGGCGCAGGTGGAGCTCCAGTGCGGGCAGCACCGCGTGGTGTCGCTGATGAGCAGCGAGGCCGTCCGCGACCTCGGGCTGGAGCAGGGCTCCATCGCCGTCGCCGTGGTCAAGGCGACCACCGTGATCATCGAGACCCCAGGCGGGAAGGCCTGA
- the recG gene encoding ATP-dependent DNA helicase RecG, with product MTPDTVRSVAASELDAPLDRHLGPVAKQLAKHFAISTVGELLNHFPRTYLKRGELTPIADVPVDEEVTLIARVQSANSRRMHTRKGMLLEVIITDDADGGIGGMNLTFFNGYAAERELRPGVRATFSGKVTVYRGRLSLTNPRYVLLDEGDDDPEYLNRPIPVYPAVEKLASDQIAVAVGTVLDTLQLSDLDDPVPASIARRDKLMSLGTAYELVHRPPQVEDAYRAQHRFRYQEAFVLQAALARRRALAAREEATARPPHAGGLLDQFDARLPFTLTQGQLDVGRTLAEDLARDHPMNRLLQGEVGSGKTLVALRAMLQVIDAGGQAALLAPTEVLAAQHLQSITRTLGPLAEGGMLGGAADGTRVVLLTGSMSTAQRKRSLLDAASGDAGIVIGTHALLSDNVEFFDLGLIVVDEQHRFGVEQRDVLRTKAGTSPHVLVMTATPIPRTVAMTVFGDLETSTLSELPAGRSPIATHEVGLTEHPAWIDRVWSRAREEIDAGRQVYVVCPKIGDDGKAEEDAAEALYAEPGAERKPGGPQELTSVVGLFGSLAGVPQLQGVSSGMLHGRMDPQEKSEVMARFADGSVQLLIATTVIEVGVDVPNATLMVIMDADRFGISQLHQLRGRIGRGGHAGTCLLVTKLEPDHPSRERLAAVASTTDGFELSQKDLELRREGDILGASQSGGRSALRFLKITQHGKVIEKARADAQEIVAGDPDLRDYPGLALAIDLYLNPEKEAFLEKG from the coding sequence GTGACTCCTGACACGGTGCGGTCGGTGGCCGCTTCCGAGCTCGACGCGCCGCTCGATCGTCACCTCGGCCCGGTGGCGAAGCAGCTGGCCAAGCACTTCGCGATCTCCACCGTCGGCGAACTGCTCAACCATTTCCCGCGTACCTATCTCAAGCGGGGCGAGCTGACCCCCATCGCGGATGTCCCGGTGGACGAGGAGGTGACCCTGATCGCCCGCGTGCAGTCGGCGAACTCCCGCAGGATGCACACGCGCAAGGGGATGCTGCTGGAGGTCATCATCACCGACGACGCCGACGGCGGCATCGGCGGCATGAATCTCACGTTCTTCAACGGCTATGCCGCGGAGCGCGAACTGCGCCCCGGCGTCCGCGCCACGTTCTCCGGCAAGGTGACGGTGTACCGGGGGAGACTGTCGCTCACCAATCCGCGCTACGTCCTCCTCGACGAGGGCGACGACGACCCCGAGTACCTCAACCGGCCCATCCCCGTCTATCCCGCGGTCGAGAAACTCGCCAGCGACCAGATCGCCGTCGCGGTCGGCACCGTCCTCGACACCCTCCAGCTCTCGGACCTCGACGACCCGGTGCCCGCCTCGATCGCGCGCCGCGACAAGCTCATGAGCCTCGGGACGGCCTACGAACTCGTGCACCGGCCGCCCCAGGTGGAGGACGCCTACCGCGCCCAGCACCGCTTCCGGTACCAGGAGGCGTTCGTCCTCCAGGCGGCCCTGGCGCGCCGTCGGGCGCTGGCGGCGCGTGAGGAGGCCACCGCACGGCCGCCGCACGCGGGGGGCCTGCTGGACCAGTTCGACGCGCGCCTGCCCTTCACCCTCACGCAGGGGCAGCTCGACGTCGGGCGGACGCTCGCCGAGGACCTCGCCCGCGACCATCCGATGAACCGGCTGCTGCAGGGGGAGGTCGGCTCGGGCAAGACCCTCGTGGCACTGCGCGCGATGCTGCAGGTCATCGATGCCGGCGGGCAGGCGGCACTCCTCGCACCGACCGAGGTCCTGGCCGCCCAGCACCTCCAGTCCATCACCAGGACCCTCGGCCCGCTCGCCGAGGGCGGGATGCTCGGCGGTGCCGCGGATGGCACGCGCGTGGTCCTGCTCACCGGATCGATGTCCACGGCGCAGCGGAAGAGATCCCTCCTCGACGCCGCGTCCGGAGACGCCGGTATCGTCATCGGGACGCACGCCCTCCTGTCCGACAACGTGGAGTTCTTCGACCTCGGCCTGATCGTCGTGGACGAGCAGCACCGGTTCGGGGTGGAGCAGCGGGATGTGCTGCGCACCAAGGCAGGCACCTCCCCGCACGTCCTGGTCATGACCGCGACGCCCATCCCGCGGACGGTCGCCATGACCGTGTTCGGCGACCTCGAGACGTCCACGCTGTCGGAGCTGCCCGCCGGCCGCTCGCCGATCGCCACGCACGAGGTCGGCCTCACCGAGCACCCGGCCTGGATCGACCGGGTCTGGTCGCGGGCGCGCGAAGAGATCGACGCGGGCCGGCAGGTGTACGTGGTGTGCCCCAAGATCGGCGACGACGGGAAGGCGGAGGAGGATGCCGCGGAGGCGCTCTACGCGGAGCCCGGCGCCGAGCGGAAGCCGGGAGGCCCGCAGGAACTCACGAGCGTCGTCGGGCTCTTCGGGTCGCTGGCCGGGGTCCCGCAGCTCCAGGGCGTCTCGAGCGGGATGCTGCACGGGCGCATGGACCCGCAGGAGAAGTCGGAGGTCATGGCGCGCTTCGCCGACGGCAGCGTGCAGCTGCTGATCGCCACGACGGTGATCGAGGTCGGCGTCGACGTCCCGAACGCCACGCTCATGGTCATCATGGACGCCGACCGCTTCGGCATCTCCCAGCTCCATCAGTTGCGCGGGCGCATCGGTCGCGGCGGGCACGCGGGCACGTGCCTCCTCGTGACCAAGCTCGAGCCGGACCACCCGAGCCGGGAGCGCCTCGCCGCCGTCGCCTCCACGACCGACGGCTTCGAGCTCTCCCAGAAGGACCTCGAACTCCGGCGGGAGGGCGACATCCTCGGCGCCTCCCAATCCGGTGGCCGGTCGGCCCTGCGCTTCCTCAAGATCACCCAGCACGGGAAGGTCATCGAGAAGGCGCGCGCGGATGCCCAGGAGATCGTGGCGGGGGACCCGGACCTGCGCGACTACCCGGGTCTCGCCCTCGCGATCGACCTCTACCTGAACCCCGAGAAGGAAGCATTCCTCGAGAAGGGCTGA
- the thiL gene encoding thiamine-monophosphate kinase, with product MANSDASPHPHAQTAGMLVGDVTESVLLSRILPLLGQGAGALLGPGDDAAIVASPDGRTVISMDTLVEDHDFRLLRPNGFRTTGYDVGWKSAAQNLSDINAMGGSGTSLVVSLTLPPQTPVDWVEDCARGLAAAIRGLGAAGCSVVGGDLGAGAQLVITAAVTGTLAGRGPVLRSGAREGDVVAIAGTLGRAAAGLAILEDGRPVGDFGPLGEELVAAQLRPCPPLAAGPAAAAAGASAMLDISDGLVRDAGRIATASGVGLDLDPEALREYADLLAPAAELLGEDPMNWVLGGGEDHGLLAAFPRNALLPPGFTAVGSMVSGKPLVTLASRPTALRGWDHFAH from the coding sequence ATGGCCAACTCGGACGCGTCGCCCCACCCGCATGCCCAGACCGCGGGGATGCTCGTCGGCGACGTGACGGAGAGCGTCCTCCTCTCGAGGATCCTGCCACTGCTGGGCCAGGGCGCCGGCGCACTCCTCGGGCCCGGCGACGACGCCGCCATCGTGGCGTCCCCCGACGGCAGGACCGTGATCAGCATGGACACCCTCGTCGAGGACCACGACTTCCGGCTGCTCCGGCCCAACGGCTTCCGCACCACCGGGTACGACGTCGGCTGGAAATCCGCGGCACAGAACCTGAGCGACATCAACGCCATGGGCGGCTCGGGGACTTCCCTGGTGGTGAGCCTGACCCTGCCGCCGCAGACACCCGTGGACTGGGTCGAGGACTGCGCCCGGGGACTCGCCGCCGCCATCCGCGGTCTCGGTGCTGCCGGCTGTTCCGTAGTAGGCGGCGACCTCGGCGCCGGAGCGCAGCTCGTCATCACGGCGGCCGTCACCGGGACACTGGCAGGCAGGGGCCCTGTGCTCCGCTCCGGGGCGCGGGAAGGGGATGTTGTCGCCATCGCTGGAACGCTCGGCCGCGCCGCCGCGGGCCTCGCCATCCTCGAGGACGGCCGGCCGGTCGGGGACTTCGGTCCGCTGGGCGAGGAGCTCGTCGCAGCGCAACTGCGCCCCTGCCCTCCGCTGGCCGCCGGACCGGCAGCTGCGGCCGCCGGGGCGAGCGCGATGCTCGACATCTCCGACGGGCTGGTACGCGACGCCGGGCGGATCGCGACGGCGAGCGGTGTCGGGCTCGATCTCGACCCGGAGGCACTGCGGGAGTACGCCGACTTGCTGGCGCCGGCAGCGGAGCTGCTGGGGGAGGACCCGATGAACTGGGTGCTCGGCGGCGGCGAGGACCACGGCCTCCTCGCCGCCTTCCCGCGGAATGCCCTGCTGCCCCCCGGGTTCACTGCGGTAGGCTCGATGGTGTCGGGCAAGCCGCTGGTGACACTGGCGTCACGGCCGACAGCTCTCCGGGGATGGGATCACTTTGCACACTAA
- a CDS encoding UDP-N-acetyl glucosamine 2-epimerase, with amino-acid sequence MLVFGTRPEAIKIAPVITALRRSRTLDVRVTVTGQHRAMLDQVNELFGITPDHDLDILEQGQELHSIMTRTIDGLSPVLLQDPPAAVLVQGDTTTSTAAAIAAFYRQIPVVHLEAGLRSGNLQSPFPEEANRKITSQIAALHLAPTSISRKNLLDENVPAGDIVITGNTVIDALLQMVRQHHPFSDPRLEALAGTGRRILLVTTHRRENQGAAMRGMARAIARIALDEPDLTVVLPLHMNPVVREAIVPPLRDLPNVVLTEPLAYGEFARLLSLAAVVLTDSGGVQEEAPSLGKPVLVMRENTERPEAVTAGTVALVGADEDVIVERVTALLHDDEHYSSMATAVNPYGDGRAAERVVAALEQLLGVGTRLPDFTPRTDDATTGVLSRH; translated from the coding sequence ATGCTCGTCTTCGGTACCCGTCCGGAAGCCATCAAGATCGCACCGGTCATCACCGCGCTCAGGAGGTCCAGAACCCTGGACGTCCGCGTGACCGTCACGGGCCAGCACCGAGCGATGCTCGACCAGGTCAATGAACTCTTCGGCATCACGCCCGATCATGACCTCGACATCCTGGAGCAGGGACAAGAACTGCACTCCATCATGACGAGGACGATCGACGGCCTGAGCCCCGTGCTTCTCCAGGACCCGCCCGCAGCGGTCCTCGTCCAGGGCGACACCACCACGTCCACCGCCGCGGCGATCGCGGCGTTCTACCGGCAGATCCCCGTGGTGCACCTCGAAGCGGGACTCCGGTCAGGCAACCTGCAGTCCCCCTTCCCGGAGGAGGCGAACCGCAAGATCACGTCGCAGATCGCCGCGCTCCACCTCGCGCCCACCAGCATCAGCCGGAAGAACCTCCTCGACGAGAACGTCCCGGCGGGGGACATCGTCATCACCGGGAACACCGTCATCGACGCGCTGCTCCAGATGGTCCGGCAGCACCATCCGTTCTCGGATCCGCGGCTCGAGGCGCTGGCCGGGACGGGCCGTCGGATCCTCCTCGTCACGACGCACCGGAGGGAGAACCAGGGAGCAGCCATGCGCGGGATGGCACGCGCGATCGCCCGGATAGCCCTCGACGAGCCGGACCTGACCGTGGTGCTGCCCCTGCACATGAACCCGGTGGTGCGGGAGGCGATCGTCCCTCCGCTCAGGGACCTGCCGAACGTGGTCCTCACGGAGCCCCTCGCCTACGGCGAGTTCGCCCGCCTCCTCTCCCTGGCCGCCGTCGTGCTGACGGATTCAGGTGGAGTGCAGGAAGAAGCTCCCAGCCTCGGCAAACCGGTGCTCGTGATGCGGGAGAACACGGAGCGGCCGGAGGCGGTCACCGCGGGTACCGTCGCTCTTGTCGGGGCGGACGAGGACGTCATCGTCGAGAGGGTGACGGCGCTCCTCCATGATGACGAGCACTACTCGTCGATGGCTACGGCGGTGAATCCCTATGGCGACGGCAGGGCCGCCGAGCGGGTGGTGGCCGCGCTCGAGCAGTTGCTCGGCGTCGGCACGCGACTCCCGGACTTCACGCCGAGAACTGATGACGCGACGACAGGTGTCCTCAGCCGGCACTAG
- a CDS encoding metallophosphoesterase — protein MTLNPLSGCSAENRRSAPPRRASTREQSVRLGTRLSEDLPYRVLENGAGIRTLLREDLVPRPDQAGPEPVARAAFGHITDPHVLDATNPGRLSFLWQYLDFPDGYPTSGRFRPQDVLTLHVLDATVRVFNALGRGPESGRPLDGLVITGDITNSFSVSELDAAVAVLDGGSATSNPTGSYEGIQDHGRAPRALAAEVWHPDPEIEDSEPDNWKKQYGYPTVPGLLTAASRPIEAPGAAFPHYLGFGNHDETGRFGGSRISGGERLTDLVRTGSRLPVELPDGMTESEFWKKADGTEEDRERLVAGMPSRTIAASDTRKVLDKPRFRAALVHPDTAVEQAPGTDDLYYAFDLSADVRGIMLNTASPDGGGRAVLDRRQASWLTEQLQAVSSTYRDDDGNTVTADAEDKLVVLFSHHPLRAFEDDAWSEEDGGESIARDDVLRILTRFPNLVLWMNGHEHRHKVEAHPGHSGSGGIWEITTASLIDFPQQSRVVELLDNQDGTLSIVATLVDHSSADDVQRGGTQTPQSLAALSLELAANRPGLDAGSIMGGAEDHNVELLVAAPF, from the coding sequence GTGACGCTCAACCCTCTCAGTGGCTGCTCGGCCGAGAACCGAAGGAGTGCTCCGCCGCGCCGCGCGAGCACCCGTGAGCAATCCGTCCGGCTGGGAACCCGGCTGTCCGAGGACCTGCCCTACCGGGTGCTCGAGAACGGTGCTGGGATCAGGACCCTGCTGCGCGAGGACCTCGTTCCGCGACCGGACCAAGCCGGGCCGGAACCGGTAGCCCGAGCGGCCTTCGGGCACATCACGGACCCGCACGTCCTGGACGCGACGAATCCGGGTCGGCTCTCCTTCCTGTGGCAGTACCTCGATTTCCCGGACGGCTACCCGACCTCCGGGCGGTTCCGACCGCAGGACGTCCTCACCCTTCACGTACTCGACGCGACCGTCAGGGTCTTCAACGCTCTCGGGCGGGGACCCGAGAGCGGTCGTCCACTTGACGGCCTGGTGATCACCGGGGACATCACGAACTCCTTCTCCGTCAGCGAGTTGGATGCCGCGGTGGCGGTCCTCGACGGCGGTAGCGCGACGTCGAACCCCACAGGTTCCTACGAGGGCATTCAGGACCATGGCCGCGCTCCACGCGCCCTTGCCGCCGAGGTCTGGCATCCCGACCCGGAGATCGAGGATTCAGAACCCGACAACTGGAAGAAGCAGTACGGCTACCCGACCGTCCCCGGACTCCTGACCGCCGCGAGTCGTCCCATCGAGGCCCCGGGCGCGGCCTTCCCCCACTATCTGGGCTTCGGCAACCATGACGAAACCGGCCGCTTCGGCGGCTCGCGCATCTCGGGAGGCGAACGGCTCACCGACCTGGTGCGGACAGGGTCCCGTCTCCCGGTGGAACTGCCGGATGGAATGACCGAGTCCGAATTCTGGAAGAAGGCCGATGGCACCGAGGAGGATCGTGAGCGACTCGTCGCCGGGATGCCGTCGCGGACCATCGCCGCGTCCGACACGCGCAAGGTCCTCGACAAGCCGAGGTTCAGGGCCGCTCTCGTGCATCCCGACACCGCTGTCGAGCAGGCGCCAGGGACGGACGACCTGTACTACGCCTTCGACCTGTCCGCTGACGTCCGCGGGATCATGCTGAACACGGCAAGCCCCGACGGGGGCGGTCGCGCCGTTCTGGACCGCAGACAGGCCTCCTGGCTGACAGAGCAGCTGCAGGCGGTGTCCAGCACGTATCGCGATGACGACGGGAACACCGTGACGGCCGATGCCGAGGACAAGCTCGTGGTGCTCTTCAGCCACCATCCCCTCCGGGCCTTCGAGGACGACGCCTGGTCGGAGGAGGACGGCGGAGAATCGATCGCGCGCGACGACGTCCTACGGATCCTCACCCGATTCCCGAACCTCGTGCTGTGGATGAACGGCCACGAGCATCGACACAAGGTGGAAGCCCATCCCGGTCATTCGGGCTCCGGGGGGATCTGGGAGATCACCACCGCCTCGTTGATCGATTTCCCGCAGCAGTCACGCGTGGTCGAACTGCTGGACAATCAGGACGGCACGCTGTCGATCGTCGCCACGCTCGTCGATCACTCCTCCGCCGATGACGTCCAGCGCGGCGGCACCCAGACGCCGCAATCGCTCGCGGCACTGAGCCTGGAGCTGGCGGCGAACCGCCCGGGACTGGACGCCGGGTCGATCATGGGTGGTGCCGAGGACCACAATGTCGAGCTGCTGGTCGCGGCGCCATTCTGA